One Patescibacteria group bacterium genomic window carries:
- the groES gene encoding co-chaperone GroES yields MKLKPIHDNVIIKPIAENETTKSGIVLPDTVDKEKPEKGEVLAVGEGKLLDNGQRAPMSVKVGDKIVFKKYSPDEIKVDGEEYLVISENDIIAIINN; encoded by the coding sequence ATGAAATTAAAACCAATCCATGACAATGTTATTATTAAGCCGATTGCGGAAAATGAGACAACTAAATCCGGCATAGTTCTGCCCGATACGGTGGACAAGGAAAAGCCGGAGAAAGGAGAAGTTTTGGCTGTGGGCGAGGGAAAGCTATTGGATAACGGCCAGCGGGCGCCGATGTCCGTAAAAGTCGGAGACAAAATTGTATTTAAAAAATATTCTCCGGATGAAATAAAGGTGGACGGAGAAGAGTATTTGGTTATTAGTGAAAACGATATAATCGCGATAATTAATAATTAA
- the atpC gene encoding ATP synthase F1 subunit epsilon yields the protein MYESDKTIKFEVVTPERVVLKENIRQVTVPTRSGEITVLPNHMPLVSVLKPGVIELEKENGETEVMSVSGGFIEVLKNKVVILADTAERAQELDLIRAEEARARAEKIKDETRQEDAENFAAITAQLEKELARTKAVRRWKNLKR from the coding sequence ATGTACGAGAGCGATAAAACAATTAAATTTGAAGTGGTAACTCCGGAGAGAGTGGTTTTGAAAGAAAATATTCGCCAGGTAACGGTTCCGACCCGGTCCGGGGAAATTACGGTTCTGCCCAATCATATGCCCTTAGTTTCGGTTTTAAAGCCGGGCGTGATTGAATTGGAAAAAGAAAACGGGGAGACAGAAGTTATGTCCGTTTCCGGCGGTTTTATTGAAGTTTTGAAGAATAAAGTCGTAATTTTGGCCGATACGGCGGAAAGGGCGCAGGAGCTTGACTTAATAAGAGCCGAAGAAGCCCGGGCCAGGGCGGAAAAAATAAAAGATGAAACCAGGCAGGAAGACGCGGAAAATTTTGCCGCCATTACCGCCCAATTGGAGAAAGAATTGGCCAGAACCAAAGCGGTTAGAAGATGGAAAAATTTAAAAAGATAA
- a CDS encoding GxxExxY protein, which yields MLKNKNILYPELSYKLNKLFFETHNNLGRYRNKKQYADYFEKLLKEEGIGYLREYVLPSLFDGERKRRNVIDFIIDNKIIIEFKTETIITKDDYFQIQRYLVSANKELGIIVNFRQVSIKPKRVLNASMFKK from the coding sequence ATGTTAAAAAATAAAAATATACTATATCCGGAATTATCATATAAGTTGAACAAGTTATTTTTTGAAACCCATAATAATTTAGGAAGATATAGAAATAAGAAACAATACGCAGATTATTTTGAAAAGTTGTTAAAGGAAGAGGGTATTGGATATTTAAGGGAATACGTTTTGCCATCGTTATTTGACGGGGAAAGAAAAAGAAGAAATGTTATTGATTTTATAATTGATAATAAAATTATAATTGAGTTTAAAACCGAAACTATAATAACGAAAGACGATTATTTTCAGATTCAGCGTTATTTAGTGTCGGCCAATAAAGAATTGGGAATAATAGTAAATTTTAGGCAAGTTTCGATAAAACCAAAAAGAGTATTAAATGCCTCAATGTTTAAAAAATAA